One Actinoplanes missouriensis 431 DNA segment encodes these proteins:
- a CDS encoding cation:proton antiporter regulatory subunit, whose amino-acid sequence MRVRVEQTPLPGIGVRHDLVTSSGRTVGVVSHRNGRRDLVLYDVDDPDASLASIPLTDDEAEALADVLGASLMLGQLAGLRQQAAGLLTEQVALPAGSPFVGRRLGDTRARSRTGASIVAVLRDREVIASPEPSFRFETNDVVVAVGTRQGLDGVTAILAGDDG is encoded by the coding sequence GTGCGCGTACGGGTGGAACAGACTCCGCTGCCGGGAATAGGCGTCCGCCATGACCTGGTGACCTCCTCCGGCCGTACCGTCGGGGTGGTCTCCCACCGCAACGGCAGACGCGACCTGGTGCTGTACGACGTGGACGACCCCGACGCGAGCCTGGCCTCGATCCCGCTCACCGACGACGAGGCGGAGGCCCTGGCCGACGTCCTCGGCGCGTCCCTGATGCTGGGGCAGCTCGCCGGTCTGCGGCAGCAGGCCGCGGGCCTGCTCACCGAGCAGGTGGCGTTGCCCGCCGGCTCCCCGTTCGTCGGCCGGCGACTGGGTGACACCCGCGCCCGCAGCCGGACCGGTGCGTCGATCGTGGCGGTGCTGCGCGACCGGGAGGTGATCGCCTCCCCCGAGCCCTCGTTCCGATTCGAAACGAACGACGTGGTCGTGGCGGTCGGCACCCGGCAGGGCCTGGACGGCGTGACAGCCATCCTGGCCGGCGACGACGGCTGA
- a CDS encoding cation:proton antiporter: MLGRIGRRFGLSPIPLYLLAGLAFGHGGLVPLSASEEFIGIGAQIGVVLLLVMLGLEYSADELVDNLRAAAPAGLIDMLLNALPGAAFALLLGWGWEAALVLAGITWVSSSGVIAKVLGDLGRVGNRETPVILSVLVIEDLAMAFYLPIATAVLAGSGLVPGLTTLGVAVVTVVAVLVVAIRYGGEISRFISVKDPEALLLSVLGLTLFIAGVAGELKVSEAVGAFLVGIALSGPVAHHATQMLSPLRDLFAAVFFVFFGLSTDPADMPAVLLPAFALAVLTMFTKVLTGYLAARRAGIALPGQVRAGLALMPRGEFSVVIAGLAVAYGVDARLAPLATAYVLITVVTGPMLARLPDYQWFKNLVRKRMAAQAARAKPLPTPE, from the coding sequence ATGCTGGGCCGGATCGGCCGTCGGTTCGGCCTGTCCCCGATTCCTCTCTACCTGCTGGCCGGGCTCGCGTTCGGGCACGGCGGGCTGGTGCCGCTCTCGGCCAGCGAGGAGTTCATCGGCATCGGCGCCCAGATCGGCGTCGTGCTGCTGCTCGTCATGCTCGGCCTGGAGTACTCGGCCGACGAGCTGGTGGACAACCTGCGCGCGGCGGCGCCGGCCGGCCTGATCGACATGCTGCTGAACGCGTTGCCCGGCGCGGCGTTCGCGCTGCTGCTCGGGTGGGGCTGGGAGGCGGCGCTGGTGCTGGCCGGCATCACCTGGGTCTCCTCGTCCGGCGTGATCGCGAAGGTGCTCGGCGATCTGGGCCGGGTCGGCAACCGGGAGACACCGGTGATCCTCTCGGTCCTGGTGATCGAGGACCTGGCGATGGCCTTCTACCTGCCGATCGCCACGGCGGTGCTGGCCGGCAGCGGGCTGGTCCCGGGTCTGACCACGCTCGGCGTCGCGGTGGTCACGGTGGTGGCGGTGCTGGTCGTGGCGATCCGGTACGGCGGTGAGATCAGCCGATTCATCTCGGTCAAGGACCCGGAGGCGCTGCTGCTCAGCGTCCTCGGCCTGACGCTGTTCATCGCCGGGGTGGCCGGCGAGCTCAAGGTCTCCGAGGCGGTCGGCGCGTTCCTGGTCGGCATCGCGCTCTCCGGCCCGGTCGCGCACCACGCCACCCAGATGCTCTCCCCGCTGCGTGACCTGTTCGCGGCGGTCTTCTTCGTCTTCTTCGGGCTCTCCACCGATCCGGCCGACATGCCGGCCGTGCTGCTCCCCGCCTTCGCGCTGGCCGTGCTCACGATGTTCACCAAGGTCCTCACGGGCTATCTGGCCGCCCGGCGTGCCGGCATCGCGCTGCCCGGCCAGGTCCGTGCCGGTCTCGCGCTGATGCCGCGCGGCGAGTTCTCCGTGGTCATCGCGGGCCTCGCGGTCGCGTACGGGGTGGACGCCCGGCTCGCCCCGCTCGCCACCGCGTACGTGTTGATCACCGTGGTGACCGGGCCGATGCTGGCCCGGCTGCCCGACTACCAGTGGTTCAAGAACCTGGTCCGGAAGCGGATGGCGGCCCAGGCGGCACGCGCGAAACCCCTGCCGACACCGGAGTGA
- a CDS encoding DedA family protein, which yields MDIHALTEQLALNPMDPKDLLSTFGLPGVLAILFAETGLLVGFFFPGDSLLFLAGVAASSVADSIFGSGAKLPIAGLLIGAPICAIIGAQLGHWLGARYGRRMFDKPDSKLFKKEYVEKAEYYFEKFGPAKAVVLARFIPVVRTFLNPVAGTLGMPARQFFVWNVVGAILWTDGIILIGYLLAQQIYDAIGDKIDHYILPVVVLIVLISVLPILIEILRERKHKKNAPADGPGPAEAFGVVAVATVAGAADAAHEEIHPHHQQQPYGGQTYGQPQTYGESPAYGQPQTHGQPSHGQATHGQPQSYGHSQSYGQPQYGEQDRYDEPTGQYGGQQYPPPSSGAVYGTPASGEDPYGQQNQNWPR from the coding sequence GTGGACATCCATGCGCTCACCGAGCAGCTTGCTCTGAACCCGATGGACCCGAAGGATCTGCTGTCGACCTTCGGGCTGCCCGGCGTTCTGGCCATCCTCTTCGCGGAGACCGGCCTGCTGGTCGGCTTCTTCTTCCCGGGGGACTCCCTGCTGTTCCTGGCGGGCGTCGCGGCCTCCTCGGTGGCAGATTCGATCTTCGGCAGCGGCGCGAAGCTGCCGATCGCCGGGCTGCTGATCGGCGCGCCGATCTGCGCCATCATCGGCGCCCAGCTGGGGCACTGGCTGGGCGCCCGATACGGCCGTCGGATGTTCGACAAGCCCGACTCGAAACTCTTCAAGAAGGAGTACGTCGAGAAGGCGGAGTACTACTTCGAGAAGTTCGGCCCGGCCAAGGCCGTGGTGCTCGCCCGGTTCATCCCGGTCGTCCGGACGTTCCTCAACCCGGTCGCCGGCACCCTCGGCATGCCCGCCCGCCAGTTCTTCGTGTGGAACGTGGTCGGCGCGATCCTCTGGACCGACGGCATCATCCTGATCGGTTACCTGCTGGCCCAGCAGATCTACGACGCCATCGGTGACAAGATCGACCACTACATCCTGCCGGTGGTCGTGCTGATCGTCCTGATCTCGGTGCTGCCGATCCTGATCGAGATCCTCCGCGAGCGGAAGCACAAGAAGAACGCTCCCGCCGACGGCCCCGGCCCGGCCGAGGCGTTCGGCGTGGTCGCCGTGGCCACCGTCGCCGGCGCCGCGGACGCCGCCCACGAGGAGATCCACCCGCACCACCAGCAGCAGCCCTACGGCGGCCAGACCTACGGCCAGCCGCAGACTTACGGTGAGTCCCCGGCCTACGGTCAGCCCCAGACGCACGGTCAGCCCTCGCACGGTCAGGCCACGCACGGTCAGCCCCAGAGCTACGGCCACTCCCAGAGCTACGGCCAGCCGCAGTACGGCGAGCAGGACCGTTACGACGAGCCCACCGGGCAGTACGGCGGCCAGCAGTACCCGCCGCCGTCCTCGGGAGCGGTCTACGGCACGCCCGCCTCCGGCGAGGACCCCTATGGGCAGCAGAACCAGAACTGGCCACGCTGA
- a CDS encoding class II aldolase/adducin family protein, with protein MNYVPGDLRDQLAHVGYDVVQAGLVCGSGGNLSARIPDEDALWVTASGSWLDRLSRNTFAPVRISDGEPAMVGTTPPPRIEPTSELALHLALYRARPDVNAVIHLHPQTALLLDALGEHIRIVTTDHAFYLRRVSTVPFRLPGSTELASLTAAMAADGTDCLVLSQHGCVVMGDSVELAHKRARNLEEAASLTYRALTAGRLENLRDCPEEFLDRLHGSTAVTV; from the coding sequence GTGAACTACGTTCCCGGCGACCTGCGTGACCAGCTCGCACACGTGGGTTACGACGTGGTGCAGGCGGGCCTTGTGTGCGGGTCGGGCGGCAACCTGTCCGCCCGCATCCCCGATGAGGACGCCCTCTGGGTCACCGCGAGTGGCTCCTGGCTCGACCGTCTGAGCCGCAACACCTTCGCGCCGGTCCGCATCTCCGACGGCGAGCCGGCCATGGTCGGCACCACGCCGCCGCCGAGGATCGAGCCGACGAGCGAGCTGGCTCTGCATCTCGCTCTCTACCGTGCCCGCCCGGACGTCAACGCGGTGATCCACCTGCACCCGCAGACGGCCCTGCTGCTGGACGCCCTCGGCGAGCACATCCGGATCGTCACCACCGACCACGCGTTCTACCTGCGGCGGGTGTCGACGGTTCCGTTCCGGCTGCCGGGCAGCACCGAGCTGGCGTCGCTGACCGCGGCGATGGCGGCTGACGGCACCGACTGCCTGGTGCTCAGCCAGCACGGCTGCGTCGTGATGGGCGACTCCGTCGAACTGGCGCACAAACGGGCTCGCAACCTGGAGGAAGCGGCCTCTCTGACCTACCGGGCCCTGACGGCGGGCCGGCTGGAGAACCTCCGGGACTGTCCGGAAGAGTTCCTGGACCGGCTGCACGGCTCCACCGCCGTCACGGTCTGA
- a CDS encoding sugar efflux transporter, translated as MSLPQVTRRLLPLGLVFLTTGIATAVVGPFVGLFLSTAVDATPIQVTFFLVVSSLSGVLMSWAIGRISDRRPMRRTLLIIAALAGCAGSGLTAVVRDYWVLLALTATATAIAGSLFPQSFAYARQVLQRDDPARAAMGISTLRTVFSVAWVGGPSLAAALLATGGFEFVFGAASITYLIAALVAIRWLPEVEAPAASHDGRQVSGKAPRVLFVILAGFVLLQTAMVLGVQALPLYLSAELGGSVGDAGLLLGLCAALEIPLMLGFGWLSTRVPLRLIIIGGTACAVVYHVLTVTASSVWMLAVAQLPNAVFIAATSGLGISYVQDMMPRFPGRATTMFTNTFPIGNILAAPLFGLAQQYGFRLAYLMNLILVALGLLLLVVARPRTAPEPSGPGAGIPEKVAEQAQ; from the coding sequence GTGTCGCTGCCCCAAGTAACGCGACGGCTCCTTCCGCTCGGTCTCGTCTTCCTCACCACCGGCATCGCCACCGCCGTGGTCGGGCCCTTCGTCGGGCTCTTCCTCAGCACCGCGGTCGACGCCACTCCGATCCAGGTCACCTTCTTCCTCGTGGTGTCGTCGCTCTCCGGCGTCCTCATGTCCTGGGCGATCGGCCGGATCTCCGACCGGCGTCCGATGCGTCGCACCCTGTTGATCATCGCGGCGCTCGCCGGCTGTGCCGGGAGCGGCCTCACCGCCGTCGTCCGCGACTACTGGGTGCTGCTCGCGCTCACCGCGACGGCGACGGCGATTGCCGGGTCCCTCTTCCCACAATCCTTCGCGTACGCCCGTCAGGTGCTCCAACGCGACGATCCGGCCCGGGCGGCCATGGGGATCAGCACCCTGCGCACGGTCTTCTCGGTCGCCTGGGTCGGTGGCCCGTCACTCGCCGCCGCCCTGCTCGCCACCGGCGGTTTCGAGTTCGTCTTCGGGGCGGCCTCGATCACGTACCTGATCGCCGCCCTGGTCGCGATCCGCTGGCTGCCCGAGGTGGAGGCGCCGGCCGCGTCACACGACGGCCGTCAGGTCTCCGGCAAGGCGCCGCGCGTCCTCTTCGTGATCCTGGCCGGTTTCGTCCTGCTGCAGACCGCCATGGTCCTGGGCGTGCAGGCGCTGCCGCTCTACCTCAGCGCGGAGCTGGGCGGCTCGGTCGGCGACGCCGGCCTGCTCCTCGGGCTCTGCGCGGCGCTGGAGATCCCGCTGATGCTCGGCTTCGGCTGGCTCTCCACCCGGGTGCCGCTGCGGCTGATCATCATCGGCGGTACCGCCTGCGCGGTCGTCTACCACGTGCTCACGGTCACGGCGAGCTCCGTCTGGATGCTCGCCGTCGCACAGCTCCCGAACGCCGTGTTCATCGCGGCGACCTCCGGCCTGGGCATCTCCTACGTGCAGGACATGATGCCGCGCTTCCCGGGCCGGGCGACGACCATGTTCACGAACACCTTCCCGATCGGCAACATCCTGGCCGCCCCGCTCTTCGGGCTGGCGCAGCAGTACGGGTTCCGGCTGGCGTACCTGATGAATCTGATCCTCGTCGCGCTCGGCCTGCTCCTGCTCGTCGTGGCCCGCCCGAGGACCGCCCCGGAGCCGTCCGGTCCCGGCGCCGGCATCCCGGAAAAGGTCGCTGAGCAGGCGCAATGA
- a CDS encoding polynucleotide kinase-phosphatase, which translates to MIIDVPDLALVALVGISGSGKSTFARKHWKSTQVLSSDFFRGLVADDENDQSASADAFEVLHYVAGKRLAAGRLTVVDATNLQSHARAGLVKVAREHDVLPVAIVLDVPESLAWERTQARADRTFGRQVLTRMHRDLRRSLNQLSREGFRKIHVLRGVDEIADTEIRYEKLFNDRRDEHGPFDIVGDVHGCRAELELLLGKLGWTVIRDDQGRPVDAVHPEPGRKAVFVGDLVDRGPDSPGVLRLVMGMVAAGHAICVPGNHEQKLARKLNGRNVQLTHGLPETLEQLAAEPDEFVAEVKAFIEGLVSHYVLDDGKLVVAHAGLKEAYHGRASGRVRSFALYGETTGETDEYGLPVRYPWAKEYRGSAAVVYGHVPTPVPEWINNTICLDTGCVFGGSLTALRWPSRELVAVPAAKEYYAPVRPLVAVATKPDGGLDIADVTGRRHIDYGYGRTTVPAENAAAALEVMGRFAVDPETLVWLPPTMAPCSSSTVDGYLEHPSSAFADLRAAGVSRVVCEEKHMGSRAVVRVSAAGAGDAIWTRTGRPFFGPELDEPLLARVRAAAAPLFAELETDWLLLDAELLPWSAKAGSLIRDHYAGVGAAGRSALPAALAVLDRTAARGLDVAALRDRLELRATEIDGYSAAYRSYVKPTDGLTGVTLAPFAVLAGAGQAYRGKDHDWHLALADRLVAADPELFTPTRRMTVDLDDPAAEAAATDWWLSLTAAGGEGMVVKPWAGLGATDASGRLVQPGVKCRGREYLRIIYGPEYTRPEQLERLRGRNLGRKRALALREHGLGLAALDRLAEGAPAWRVHELVFAILAAESEPVDPRL; encoded by the coding sequence ATGATCATCGACGTTCCCGACCTCGCCCTCGTCGCACTGGTCGGCATCTCCGGTTCCGGCAAGTCGACGTTCGCCCGCAAGCACTGGAAATCCACCCAGGTGCTCTCCTCGGACTTCTTCCGCGGCCTGGTCGCCGACGACGAGAACGACCAGTCGGCGTCCGCGGACGCCTTCGAGGTGCTGCACTACGTGGCCGGCAAGCGTCTCGCGGCCGGCCGGCTCACCGTCGTCGACGCCACCAACCTGCAGTCGCATGCCCGGGCCGGGCTGGTCAAGGTCGCCCGGGAGCACGACGTGCTGCCGGTGGCGATCGTGCTGGACGTGCCGGAGTCCCTGGCCTGGGAGCGCACGCAGGCCCGCGCGGACCGCACGTTCGGCCGCCAGGTGCTCACCCGGATGCACCGTGACCTGCGACGCTCACTCAACCAGCTGAGCCGCGAGGGCTTCCGCAAGATCCACGTGCTGCGCGGCGTCGACGAGATCGCCGACACCGAGATCCGGTACGAGAAGCTCTTCAACGACCGCCGTGACGAGCACGGGCCGTTCGACATCGTCGGCGACGTGCACGGCTGCCGCGCCGAACTGGAGCTGCTGCTCGGCAAGCTGGGCTGGACCGTGATCCGCGACGACCAGGGCCGCCCGGTGGACGCCGTGCACCCCGAGCCGGGTCGCAAGGCCGTCTTCGTCGGCGACCTGGTCGACCGCGGGCCGGACTCCCCGGGCGTGCTGCGCCTGGTGATGGGCATGGTCGCGGCCGGTCATGCGATCTGCGTGCCGGGAAACCACGAGCAGAAACTGGCCCGCAAGCTCAACGGCCGCAACGTGCAGCTCACCCACGGCCTGCCGGAGACGCTGGAGCAGCTCGCCGCCGAGCCGGACGAGTTCGTCGCCGAGGTGAAAGCCTTCATCGAGGGCCTGGTCAGCCACTACGTGCTCGACGACGGCAAGCTCGTGGTCGCGCACGCCGGCCTGAAGGAGGCGTACCACGGGCGGGCGTCCGGCCGGGTGCGCAGCTTCGCGCTCTACGGCGAGACCACCGGCGAGACCGACGAGTACGGCCTGCCGGTCCGTTACCCCTGGGCGAAGGAATACCGTGGCTCGGCCGCCGTCGTCTACGGTCACGTGCCGACGCCCGTGCCCGAGTGGATCAACAACACGATCTGCCTGGACACCGGCTGCGTCTTCGGCGGCTCGCTGACCGCGCTGCGCTGGCCGTCGCGCGAGCTGGTCGCGGTCCCCGCCGCGAAGGAGTACTACGCGCCGGTGCGCCCCCTGGTCGCTGTCGCGACAAAACCCGATGGTGGTCTGGACATCGCGGACGTGACGGGCCGTCGTCACATCGATTACGGGTACGGGCGAACCACCGTCCCCGCCGAGAACGCCGCAGCCGCCCTGGAGGTGATGGGCCGGTTCGCCGTCGACCCGGAGACCCTGGTGTGGCTGCCGCCGACGATGGCGCCCTGCTCCAGCTCGACCGTGGACGGATACCTCGAGCACCCGTCGTCGGCCTTCGCCGATCTGCGGGCCGCCGGGGTGAGCCGGGTGGTCTGCGAGGAGAAGCACATGGGCTCGCGGGCCGTGGTGCGGGTCTCGGCCGCCGGCGCCGGGGACGCCATCTGGACGCGTACCGGACGGCCGTTCTTCGGTCCGGAGCTGGACGAGCCTCTTCTCGCCCGGGTCCGCGCCGCGGCGGCGCCGCTCTTCGCCGAGCTGGAGACCGACTGGCTGCTGCTCGACGCCGAGCTGCTGCCGTGGTCGGCGAAGGCCGGCTCGCTGATCCGGGACCACTACGCCGGTGTGGGCGCGGCCGGACGGTCCGCCCTGCCCGCGGCGCTGGCCGTGCTCGACCGGACCGCGGCCCGAGGGCTGGACGTGGCGGCGCTGCGGGACCGGCTCGAACTGCGCGCGACGGAGATCGATGGTTACTCGGCGGCGTACCGGTCCTACGTGAAACCCACGGACGGCCTCACCGGTGTCACTCTCGCGCCGTTCGCCGTGCTGGCGGGCGCCGGTCAGGCGTACCGGGGGAAGGACCATGACTGGCACCTGGCGCTGGCGGACCGCCTGGTCGCGGCAGACCCGGAGCTGTTCACACCCACCCGGCGGATGACCGTCGACCTGGACGACCCGGCGGCGGAGGCCGCCGCGACCGACTGGTGGCTCTCGCTGACCGCCGCGGGTGGCGAGGGCATGGTGGTCAAACCGTGGGCGGGGCTGGGCGCGACGGACGCGTCGGGCCGGCTCGTGCAGCCGGGCGTGAAGTGCCGCGGCCGGGAGTACCTGCGGATCATTTACGGTCCCGAGTACACCCGCCCGGAACAGCTGGAGCGGCTGCGCGGGCGGAACCTGGGCCGCAAACGGGCGCTCGCGCTGCGGGAGCACGGCCTCGGTCTGGCCGCGTTGGATCGACTGGCCGAGGGCGCGCCGGCATGGCGTGTGCACGAACTCGTGTTCGCCATCCTGGCGGCCGAGTCCGAGCCGGTCGACCCGCGGTTGTGA
- the clpB gene encoding ATP-dependent chaperone ClpB, which translates to MNTERLTTKSREVITTAVADAGSRGHATVEPWHMLLSLLDTGGSTATALLRAVGANPADVRRAAARALEQLPSARGASTAEPSLSREFVNAIGSADLIAKPLGDEYVSTEHLLAGLARVGGAVGQALQSAGATEEALVAAFPQVRGGERRVTTADPEQTYKSLEKYSVDLTALARDGKIDPVIGRDAEIRRVVQVLSRRTKNNPVLIGEPGVGKTAIVEGLAQRIVAGDVPETLRDKKLVSLDLGAMVAGAQYRGQFEERLKSVLEEIRGSNGQVVTFLDELHTVVGAGKGEGSMDAGNMLKPMLARGELRMVGATTLDEYREHIEKDPALERRFQPVVVGEPTVEDTIGILRGLKGRYEAHHRVQITDAALVAAASLSDRYISDRFLPDKAIDLIDEAASRLRMEIDSRPVELDQLQRQVDRMRVEKLALSKETDPASVARLERLDRDLADREEDLTALTARWERERGGLNRVGELKKQLDEARAAQERAQRDGDLLEASRLLYEVVPTLEKEIQAASDAEDERDEPPMVKEEVGADDIAEVVSAWTGIPAGRMMEGETAKLLRMEESLQGKVIGQREAVAAVASAVRRARAGIADPDRPTGSFLFLGPTGVGKTELVKALAGFLFDDERAMVRIDMSEYGEKHSVARLVGAPPGYVGYEEGGQLTEAVRRRPYSVVLLDEVEKAHPDVFDLLLQVLDDGRLTDGQGRTVDFRNAILVLTSNLGSANADFTMGDEERRDEVLAAVRAHFKPEFLNRLDDIVVFHALTKADLTAIVDIQLGRLRDRLAERRLRLEVMPEAVEWLGEHGYDPIYGARPLRRLVQSTIGDLLAKALLSGEIRDGDVVLVSLSEGKDGLAVRRGV; encoded by the coding sequence ATGAACACCGAACGCTTGACCACCAAGAGCCGCGAAGTGATCACCACCGCGGTCGCCGACGCCGGCAGCCGCGGGCATGCCACGGTCGAGCCGTGGCACATGCTGCTGTCGCTTCTCGACACCGGCGGGTCGACCGCGACCGCGCTGCTGCGAGCGGTCGGGGCCAACCCCGCTGACGTGCGCCGGGCCGCCGCCCGAGCACTGGAGCAACTGCCGTCCGCCCGCGGCGCGAGCACCGCGGAGCCCAGCCTCTCCCGCGAGTTCGTGAACGCGATCGGGTCCGCCGACCTGATCGCCAAGCCGCTCGGCGACGAGTATGTGTCGACCGAGCACCTGCTGGCCGGCCTGGCCCGGGTCGGCGGCGCGGTCGGCCAGGCCCTGCAGAGCGCCGGCGCCACCGAGGAAGCGCTGGTCGCGGCGTTCCCCCAGGTGCGCGGCGGCGAGCGGCGGGTGACCACGGCCGACCCCGAGCAGACCTACAAGTCCCTGGAGAAATACAGCGTGGACCTCACCGCGCTGGCTCGGGACGGCAAGATCGACCCGGTCATCGGCCGGGACGCGGAGATCCGCCGGGTGGTGCAGGTGCTCTCCCGGCGTACCAAGAACAACCCGGTGCTGATCGGTGAGCCGGGCGTCGGCAAGACCGCGATCGTCGAGGGCCTGGCCCAGCGGATCGTCGCCGGCGACGTGCCGGAGACGCTGCGCGACAAGAAACTGGTCTCGCTCGACCTCGGCGCGATGGTCGCCGGCGCGCAGTACCGCGGCCAGTTCGAGGAGCGGCTGAAGAGCGTCCTGGAGGAGATCCGCGGCTCGAACGGGCAGGTCGTCACGTTCCTCGACGAGCTGCACACGGTCGTCGGTGCCGGCAAGGGCGAGGGCTCGATGGACGCCGGCAACATGCTCAAGCCGATGCTGGCCCGGGGCGAGCTGCGGATGGTCGGCGCGACCACGCTCGACGAGTACCGCGAGCACATCGAGAAAGACCCGGCCCTGGAACGCCGCTTCCAGCCGGTCGTCGTCGGCGAGCCGACCGTGGAGGACACCATCGGCATCCTGCGCGGCCTCAAGGGACGTTACGAGGCGCACCACCGGGTGCAGATCACCGACGCCGCGCTGGTCGCGGCGGCCAGCCTCTCCGACCGTTACATCAGCGACCGGTTCCTGCCGGACAAGGCGATCGACCTGATCGACGAGGCCGCGTCCCGGCTCCGCATGGAGATCGACTCCCGGCCGGTCGAGCTGGACCAGCTGCAGCGGCAGGTCGACCGGATGCGGGTGGAGAAACTGGCGCTCAGCAAGGAGACCGACCCCGCGTCGGTGGCCCGGCTGGAGCGGCTGGACCGGGACCTCGCCGACCGCGAGGAGGACCTCACCGCGCTCACCGCCCGGTGGGAGCGCGAGCGCGGCGGGCTGAACCGGGTGGGTGAGCTGAAGAAGCAGCTCGACGAGGCGCGGGCCGCCCAGGAGCGGGCCCAGCGCGACGGCGACCTGCTGGAGGCCTCCCGGCTGCTCTACGAGGTGGTCCCCACCCTGGAGAAGGAGATCCAGGCGGCGTCCGACGCCGAGGACGAGCGGGACGAGCCGCCGATGGTCAAGGAGGAGGTCGGGGCCGACGACATCGCCGAGGTCGTCTCCGCGTGGACCGGCATCCCGGCCGGCCGGATGATGGAGGGCGAGACCGCCAAGCTCCTGCGCATGGAGGAGTCGCTGCAAGGCAAGGTGATCGGCCAGCGGGAGGCGGTGGCCGCGGTCGCGAGCGCGGTCCGCCGCGCCCGGGCCGGCATCGCCGACCCGGACCGGCCCACCGGCAGCTTCCTCTTCCTCGGCCCCACCGGCGTCGGCAAGACCGAGCTGGTGAAAGCGCTGGCCGGTTTCCTCTTCGACGACGAGCGGGCGATGGTCCGCATCGACATGAGTGAGTATGGGGAGAAGCACTCGGTGGCCCGGCTGGTCGGTGCGCCGCCCGGATACGTGGGGTACGAGGAGGGCGGCCAGCTGACCGAGGCGGTGCGGCGCCGGCCGTACAGCGTGGTGCTCCTGGACGAGGTGGAGAAAGCCCACCCGGACGTGTTCGACCTGCTGTTGCAGGTGCTCGACGACGGGCGGCTCACCGACGGCCAGGGCCGGACCGTCGACTTCCGCAACGCGATCCTGGTGCTCACCTCGAACCTCGGCTCGGCGAACGCCGACTTCACGATGGGCGACGAGGAGCGCCGCGACGAGGTTCTCGCGGCGGTCCGGGCGCACTTCAAGCCGGAGTTCCTGAACCGGCTCGACGACATCGTGGTCTTCCACGCGCTCACCAAGGCGGACCTGACCGCGATCGTCGACATCCAGCTCGGCCGGCTACGCGACCGGCTCGCCGAGCGCCGGCTCAGGCTCGAGGTGATGCCCGAGGCGGTGGAGTGGCTCGGCGAGCACGGGTACGACCCGATCTACGGCGCCCGCCCGCTGCGCCGCCTGGTCCAGTCGACGATCGGCGACCTGCTCGCCAAGGCGCTGCTGAGCGGCGAGATCCGGGACGGCGACGTGGTGCTGGTCTCGCTCAGCGAGGGCAAGGACGGCCTGGCCGTCCGGCGCGGCGTCTGA
- a CDS encoding ArsR/SmtB family transcription factor, giving the protein MEIVGTALAEMTMPQISPLAGEPIERADAERLAGVLKALADPARLRLLSLIQSATDGEACVCDLTAPLGLSQPTVSHHLRILTEAGLLEREKRGVWAYYRLVPTAIATIADLLTPPRKRATKKAR; this is encoded by the coding sequence ATGGAGATCGTGGGAACTGCGTTGGCGGAAATGACTATGCCTCAGATCTCGCCGCTTGCTGGCGAGCCGATTGAACGCGCTGACGCCGAGCGCCTGGCGGGAGTGCTGAAGGCGCTCGCCGACCCGGCCCGGCTGCGGCTGCTGAGCCTCATTCAGTCCGCGACTGATGGCGAAGCGTGCGTCTGCGACCTGACGGCCCCTCTGGGCCTCTCGCAGCCGACCGTGAGCCACCACCTCCGGATTCTGACGGAGGCTGGTCTGCTGGAGCGCGAGAAGCGCGGTGTCTGGGCGTACTACCGCCTGGTGCCGACGGCGATCGCGACGATTGCGGACCTGCTCACCCCGCCGCGCAAGCGGGCCACCAAGAAGGCCCGCTGA